The sequence agttttttttttgacaacttTTCGGTAGTcttgcatttgaccagggtcattgtcactactggtagcatgagGGGATACCTGCACCCTACAGAGATTGCACAGGCAgtccaactccaccaggatGGCACTTCAATATGAGCCATTGAccgaaggtttgctgtgtcagATAGGTGGCTACTCTAGAAGAGGTGGTTAGGGTCGTCTGAGGTCCTTAATCCATCAGCAGGATCGGCTCCTTTGTTTAAGGAGAACCTGGATGAGTTCTACCAGAGCCTGACAAAGTGACCTCCAGCGGGTCACTGGTGTAAATGTCTCTGACCAAACTATTAGAAAATGAGTTCATGAGGGTGGCCTGAGGGCCCGGCGTCCTCTAGTAGGACCTGCGCTTGCTGCCCGGGACCATAGAGCTCGACTGGCATCTGCCAGAAAACACTGGAATCGGCAGATTCTGCACTGGCACCTTGTTCTTTTCACAGAGAAGAGCAGATTAGctctgagctcatgtgacagacTTGCaagggtctggagaagctgtAGTAAACCTCATACTGCCTGCAACATGATTGGTTTGGTGGCAGGTCGGTGTTGGTCTGGGGAGGCATATTCATGGAGGGATGCACAGATCTGTACAGGATACACGATGgcaccctgactgccattagctATCGGGATGAAATCCTTAGACCCATTGTTAGACCTGctggtgcagtgggtcctgGTGCATTCTAATGCTTAGCCTCGTGTCAAGAGTATGCAGAcagttcctggaggatgaaggaattGATAACATTGACTGACCTCCATGCTCCCCTGACCTGTTTCCAATGTAAAGtttctgggacatcatgtttaaGTCCATCCAACACCACCAGGTTGCACCTtagactgtccaggagctcactgatgccctggtcaggatctgggaCAAGAAACCCCAGGACAACATCCATCATCTCATAAGGAGCATGCTCCAACGTTATCAGGCGTGAATACAAGCATGTGGGGGAATGTTGgagttgctgcaatgacatttcagctAATTGGACTAGCCTGCCGcctcagtttttcagtttacatttcttgatgactTCGGATTAATCCTTCTGTTGGTTTTCATTAAATGATGTGGCATCCTTTCGTTCCTAACACATTACCCGTTCCATATCAGTATGGACatccagtttgtttgttttttctatcTGAAATGTTGTGGTGTTTTtaaagtgttcctttaatttttttcaccagtgtatttaaagaaaaaatcaaaTATACATTAATTTTAGCTTATTGCTATAGGATTGACCAATGGCTGCGGTGGCTCCGCCCTCACCCCTTCAGCCAGGATCTCGGCGCTTAATATAGTTGGAGACCTTCTGAGAAAAGTTGGGGTATGTGTTATTCATTTCATTATAAATTTTTACCTattattaaatagtttaaattatTCCTTTTGTTTCGCTGTGTGAGAGTGTAGAGAAAAAGATATATGGGTAAATGTCTAAAAGTATTTGCTGGAGCTAAAGTATGCAAAGCTGTAATTGATTGGCCTCCTCCAGAGGAAGACTTGCTCCCAAAATAGCATTAAAAAGCAAATGGTGTCTTTCTCTGCCCACATTAAGACATAATGAGGCATTATGCATGCATTTAGGAGAAAGTCAActtttataaatgtaaattaCAGCCAGggtaaataattttatattctcaataagaaaatgtgtaaaaaaaataaataattataccTCAGCTAGAACCTGGGGGTAATGAGTAGTCAAGCATGTCCCAAAGGGAAGAATTCATCCTCTCTTCCATTGAGTTGAAAATTTTTCACAAATGATATGTCCATAAAAAGTAACTAAGTCTAGGCTGGTAAACAAAGCTTGGGGAAATTAACTCTATTACAAAGACCCGCTTGTATTGTGACAATTAGTACAATATATTGTATGTAATATTATAGTTGGATACATTTTTAACTtcaaccaatgcatttaatcagTTAAAATGATATATCATTCTACATGTTTTTTACAACCTGCATCATCACTCATTGATTTAGAAACTTATCGCTGTGATTTCTTCAGTCAGATGGACTGGATTTTTgcttattaataaattaaagcattttGCTGCATCTCTTTGATTACTTCTGTAGCTGTTGTGTTGTGCTGATGCAAAAATAGGTGAAATTGCTCCAACATGCTGGTCTTGATGGCCGTATTTGCGTGTGCATGTATTTGGCGCAGTTTGGTTTGTGCAGCCTGTGAAGAAATAAAGTGGCAGGAGAACAGCAGCTGcgataaaacaaaatcaaaagtaaaaacattccACTGCTTGGTGAATTTCCCCCAAGGTTTTGAAATTGTGATTAAGTCCTAAAACTGTCTTTTCAGGCTAAATactacttttttctgttttgtcattAGGCTTTGGAATCCAAACTTGCAGCTTGTAGGAACTTTGCCAAAGACCAGGCAGCAAGGAAAAAATACTCCGCAGACATGGGCGTGCTCATCAACAGCAACGCTACAAAGTTCTCGCACCCCCTACACACAACCTACTTTGAAACAACGTAAGACCCTCTTGAAGACCTGGTTCTGCACTATATTTTAATCTGTATCTGCTAACGCAGTTCATATCCTTACCTCAACTGCAGGACTGTTAATGGACTGGACCCAAGCTCCATGGCACCGTCTAGAGCCATGCCTCCACCGGGCATGCTGCCTCTAAGTGTGTGAGGAACCCATTCAAACCTCTGCTTAATCGCCTGTCCATCCATTAGAAGCTGCCTACAGACAGAACACATgggctggtgtgtgtgtgtgtgagagagagagactaaGTTAAAGATTGTTCACCGGGTGCGAGCGTGCATGTTTGAGTTTGACAGGTGCAcgaaatataaaactaaataatgagCGTGCCTCCAGGTTGCAGCTCTAAGTGCATCCAGGTGTAGGTGCTCAGCCATTTCTGCATATGTTACTACAACAAACTTGCATGTGCCTAAAGTAGAGCCCTACAGTGCTTGTTATGGTCTCTAGATGTCAACCTCCATGCTGCAGCACTAACTCAACTTCTCAAAAAAACTTGAGGGCCCTCAACAGACCACAGCttccttttgattttttttttttctttatgtatatTCTCTTGAATTGCACAACTAAACTAATTTATATTTTCGAAtgtgtaatatttaaaaagggATCTGCTCATTTGAGCTAATTTATTTCATATGCTTTGAAATGCATTTTTCCTGTTTGTTACTTTTTTGCATGTGTGCACATGGTTGCAGAAGTACGGATGGACCCCGTGCTGAAGAGACGGACCGAAGTGAATGTTGATTGTCCAAAGCCATGTAACACAGTCGTTGCTGTTTTTCCTCAACACTTGCTGCTCTTAAACTAACTGCCCCCTCGGAGGTCTTTTTTTTCCTAGCATTTGAGCAGATTTCTCTGTAGAAGTTCACTTAGAATTTTAAGAAAAcagttttgccttttttatgtTTGACTTCATTGTGATGTGATATCTTTTTGGGTGTGAATTTGGCCCTAAATCTCCCACCCCCTGTAATGGATTCTTAAAGCCAAACAAGATGTTGAAAGATCTTTTTCACTGTTTGTTTTACTAAACCTATTTGAATTAAATGCATCATTTCAGCATTTGTGCAATGCAGGACTGACACTCTTGTTTTTCATTAGTATTAATTTGGCATAAACATTTGTCTTGGCAGCTTATGTTATTGACTTTGTATCCATTTTGCTTCTCACAGATCACATTTTTAAATCCTCAGTAGCCTGAAGTATAATTTAAAGGTTAGttgttatttgtatttatgaGATCTCACTTTAGACACCAGGAGAGTCTGTTACTGAAGTAACTTCCACAGCAAGTTTGTGCAGTAGGGTTTATAGATGGTGAAAATTTGCTTACCTGTACATAGACATTTGGCATTAAAGTCCTATTTATTTCAGATTCTGTATGGCATGTATTGAGATGAGTTTTGTTATGATACAGTGGTTCCAGCCATTGTAATATGATGTTATATTGTCAGAATTGTTtaagtaaataaagattgagatattaaatgtgttgttttggtCTTTCTGAAATTGTTTAGCAAAACGTCACCAAGCACTTCCCAGACTTTAATTTATTATTCCATTGATTTATTGAATCATTTTCAGTATTGAaggacaattaaaataaaaattaattgttCAGTTaccattgtttttaaaagaagtgTTGTTCCCCACGGTAATAATTAATCAGTAGGCTGCATAAATATACCAACACCAATTAACAAAATAGGGCATAAATTATTGAGATACAtagttcagtttcagtttactTCGTACTTTACAATGACTTCCTTttaagatctaaaaaaaaaaaatcaaagaccCAATTTCTTCTCCATTTCCTCCTTCAATATGTTCTTCTTGATCTAGAGAAACagaacatactttatttaggaATTCTGCATGAATTATGGCAGTTGTATTTCTCAATGCTGAAATTAAAACAGCCCTCCTACCTTCCCGGAGACGGTTAGAGGGTAGCTGTCTACAAAGATCACATAGTATGGAATCTTAAAGTGAGAAAtctgaggaaaagaaaaaacatgcatgattgcatacttttttaaaataattttaaatagtcTTGGCCTTTCTGTAAGTACTGTATGTCCATTATCTCTTCCTACCTTGCCTTTGCAAAAGTCCCTTATCTCCTCTGCAGTTGAGGTTTGGCCGGCCCTGAGCCTAATGCAGGCACACACCTGCTCGCCCAGCCTCTCATCTTTCACTCCAACCACCTGGAAAGCAGAGCATTACATCACTATCTCTAGTTGTTTTATAATGATAAAgaatgtaatatttttacaaaaacagcttCCCCTCAggcaatttgtttttctttttattatgagtttgataaaaaaataaataaatactgcactgctgtgctttttttttatctcacctGCACCTCCAGAACTTTTTGATGCTTGTGGAGAAACTGCTCTATCTCAGCAGGGTAAATGTTCTCCCCTCCGCGAATGATCAGTTCCTTAATGCGTCCCTCGATGCGGCAGTATCCCAGACTGTTCAGGCTGGCTGTGTCACTGAATAAACacagcattttcatcaagaaccCCTAACTTAGAAGCATCTCTAAAATTACTCCAAAGAAATCTCTGCATTAAAAATCTATCTCACCCAGTCCTATACCAGCGATCTTCAGCTATGACTTCTCTGGTTTTCTGAAGATCATCCCAGTACCCGAGCATCACACAGTAACCTCTGATCATCAGCTCCCCTGAAGCACCCAAAGAGACAATCTGGCCTGTGCTGGGGTCCACTACCTTGGCCTTAAGACACATATTTAAGCACCTTATTAGACTGGGAAAATAAGACAGGTTGTACTGTGCTGATTTTAGCACCAGAAATGTCCTCTATgttttccatcttcttcccAATGACCAACACATGCATGTTGGGGTAATTGGCATCCATAAATTGTCCTTAAATGTGAGTATGTGCAGGCATGGTTGATTCTGTATTGCCctctgatggactggtgacctgtccacgGTGTATCCTCCTCACCTCTTGACCCCTGAAAAGATTAAGTGGGAACTGGAAGTGGATGGATGCAAAGAAGGGCATACCTCAGTGTGACACATGATACACCCGACAGTGTTGATCTTCAGCTCATTGTTGTCTTGTGGGAACCCAAGGAATGTAAGAGGGCTGTTTTCAGTGGATCCGTATATAATCTGTGAAAAGATGAAATTAATGGACACTCAGGAGCTGTTTGACTGTGTCGTGCATTAAATATTTGATGCTCACCGTTATCTCTTTCATGTTCATTTCTGATATTAGCTTCCTCAGGATCTCAGGAGGGCACGGAGAACCTCCCATAAGCCCTTGAAGCAAAGAAAATACTTCACACCAAATTCAACAAAACATACTAATCTTGACTTTTAagtctcttaccagcttcaacTGATGACAAGTTATACTTTTGTAAATCACGACTGAGCAGGTCAGTGTACATAGTGGGAGTGCCATAGACAAAGTTGCAGCTTAAAAAGGAGAAAGATAAAAACAGCAATCAGTGACAGTTATTGTTACTGGAGGTCATAGATACTTCGaggaacatacttttcattctgGATGGCCTCTAAATTGGCACAACTGTTGTAAGCAGAAGAAGGGAACACCAGTGTGATGCCATGAACCGCCATGCACATCCCTCCCATCACAGAGCCGAAGCAGTGGTACATAGGCACGGGCACACACACTCGCACCTGAGGCTGGCGGTGAATAATAAATACACCATTATATAaatcaaactgtgtttttcAACATGTCTGACAGACAACGTTGGACTTACTCTGCAATCATAGCCCATACGCAGACCCACAAAATATGCATTATTTACAATATTGTGGTGAGAAAGAGTGGCTCCCTTTGGTTTCCCAGTGGTACCCTAGtgccagtaaaaaaaaagaagaaaaaatgcatCTAAATCAATACGTATTATATTATACGGCACATGAAAAAGATCTTATAATGAAAATTACTGAAGTGAACTGGATGTTAATGGCATCATCAAAAGACAGCTGGCTCTGCAGGTCCATCAGCTGTTTGTAGTGCAGACTCTCCCCTGCTTGCATCACATTGTCCACATGGAGCATTCCTGGCTGTCTGCTGTCGGTCAGAATGATTATACGCAACTCTGGCACCCTGGGAGATCCCGAAACAGATCATCATTGAAGTGGTTTTGTGTGGCCAGCAAAGGCTGTTAGTGCAATTTAacttatattttcattttgtagGTTGAGATTTTCACTGACAAATTGAAATCAATACAAAGTATATTTTATTAACctcttttttgcttttgtttgaacCACAAACATCCAGTGAATTGGATGAGTGGCCAAATTCTTGttgctaaaataaacaaaaacctttCTCGACAAAGAAATAGACAACAATCAACCAGAAAAAGTATGTAATgttatgccttttttttttaaataaggcaAATATGCAAGACTCTTTTCATATTTCAGATTTACAATGATTTCCTGATGTGTATACAAAAATCAGACtactttgtttatttcattaaaatattgcatttttagTTAACTATTAAGCAGGTCAACAAAAAAGTTTTTGTcgcatttttattttgaaataataatgcaaaaaaaGTTTTGTGGCCTAGAGTACTTTCAACTTGACAATCTTGGCCCACGTGGCAGAAGGTTGGGACACCGTTGATCTCAGGTCTATTAATCCTTAAGCTCCAACAGTGGAAGAACATTAACAAAACATGTGATTGTGTCAAACCTGGAGCTTTTGATCATGCCAGGCAGCATTGAATCGATTCCTGGACAGATCTCTTGCAGCATCTCACAATAGTTCTGCCTTCTAAAGCTGGTTGGACACAACACTGCTTTACACTGGACCTACAAACAGCAAATCTAGATTGTTATATTATTTACAGATTATTTGTTTCAAAGAATCCATGCTGCATGTATTTCCTAAgatgtttgttgtattttattttgtgtcgCAGTTATGTGACCAACTACCTTTTGCAGTGTAATCTCCACCTCCTCCACTTGATAAGCTGGGTTCAGTGACACCTGTAGGTACGACAACGAGGTTTTCAGGGATGGAAAGATTATCCAACAAACCATTTTAATGATCTTTACAAACAGAATTTGGGGGACTTTGTTGTGTTTGTTCTTTCTTCCACACATGGTCAAGATTATACATGCTCAAATATGTACATACATCCCAAGACACACATCTTGTAGTCATCAGATGTCTTCTGGCATGTTTATGGTGGGATAGTTAACTGCTTATTAGtagagtttatttaaattggtagGCAGGTCAACAGGTTTCATCTCTGTGCCATTTTGAAAGCTCAATGTaagcattttctgttttatttattcacaaaactgttttgatgtgtgtttgagatCTGTTGAGATCTGTTTTCTGCTGGAATATGAAACTGTGTCCAAGTATCAACCATCTGATCCACTACATCTCCATCAGATGAACGATAGTTGGTCAAAATGATCAGAAACAGTCCAGAAAGCACCTTCATTCTAGCGTACCATGATCTAGAAACCCGTGGAAAACCAGTGTCACTTTCCAAAGGGAAAGCAGTCTCTCATCACTGTGGACTGAGATGATGCTGACAGAGAGAGAAGCCTCTGCTCAAAACTTGACTCGAATCGATGGGAATTAGCAGCTGCCCATGTGGACAAGCCAAGGGACTTCTGTAGAAAAGTGTTATGGCCTGACAAAGACTGAGATATTTTACTTCAATGACAAAATGTTTGGGGGAAGAATGATAAGTCTCTAGAATAAAGAATGCTGTACACACTGTCtagcatagtggtggcagcatcattctgtacAGCTGTTTTGCTGCCTGTGCTACTGGTCCACTAAACAATGTACATgcaataaattatttcattttattcataaaTTTCACAACTTGATGTTTAAAACTTCACCCAACAGGGTACTGATCTCAGACACATGTCAAACCTGGTTATGGAATACATATCTTTTAATATACGCTAAGGTTATGTTTTTGGAAGCCCTGACATACTAGAAACTTATACCTTTTTGCTTAAAAACTGGGTCTGCAACAGGAAACCAAAACTGTAACGAAGTGGGATACATTTATACAAATGTCTTACTTCTAAAGCTTACACAGGATGCACAGGTAGCAACAGTATGTATTAAAATTCATTTAAAtctcatttttattaaatacaaatCAGATTATTTGAAGAGTAAATTCCTCTTTTTAAGGCCACCTAATCACATAAAAGGAATGAGAAGAATATGTTCGGTTGGTATCCCAATAGAGGAAGGCCAAGAGgatgggtttaaaaaaaaccttatcATATAATCTATTACTAAGCAGAAAATGTTTACTCTGTGCTCATAAGAtgctaataaaacacaaataatagcCTCCAAAGTCTTTGgagttttatttgttatttatgcatgcatatatgtttatttgtgagttGACTTGTAATATTAGGTTACCTAGACCTTGACCAGTAGATGGCGACCTTTCAGCAGACTGACAAGCTGTGCTGAAGACTGTCGGCTGGTTGGCCTGTTGCCCATATCTAACAACTTCAAGATAAGAAGTGACATAGTTCTGCAATGTTTGTATTCCTCCTTGAAATTAACATGCCACAATGCAtgaagtccatcacaggaccaATGAGCCTAACAATGAGCCTTGGGATCTCCAAGTGGGTCAGACACCGTTTACTTCTGAGAACCAGCTTGGGCGACTTGCTCAAGCCTCTGTCAGGTCTCTTTCCCTCGGCTGCCAGCAGTGGCTCACACAGGTGCAGTCTGCCCAGAGAGTTTATTCTGAGGCTGGAAGGCTGTTGGAGATGTAACTGTTCCTCTTCAAAATTGTAAGCAATCCGAAAAACCATATTGAGAACACCtctatgaataaaaacaatgtaattgAATTTTAAACCTTGTGGATGAAATTTTTTCAGTGACTCAATTGATGCACAGTTCTTGTACTTTGTGCGTTTAGCTGGTTAGAGATGCATCATGGTGTCCATCTTTACGGCTCTTTATTCCATCTCTGCAGCCACTCATCGTTCTCCTCTTCATAATACTTGTACTTTACTGACTCAGCTCTCAAAAGCACATGAAAGACAGTGTTTATTATTATCTACTATAGATACTTGTTAGTATAAAGTGATTATTATGTTTGCTTTTTCAGAGCGAGAGTGTCCTAAAGGTTGATGATAAGAACAGGCTGAGAGCAGTTATCATGggcactgaaatatttttaccaGGGGAAAAGGACAAAGTTATATTCTGTTTAGAAGTTTAACCTTAGCAGAAACTAATTAGTAATTACTTAGAatttaagtttaatttattttttttttaatttctcacGGCTTCTTCATAGACATTTCATTTGGACAATCTCAAGAGCACAGTCTGTGGAATAGAggatcattttaaattaatatcaCCTTATGGCATTAATCAACAGTTTTGGTCAGTATAGTGAAATGTTTATACTGTAGTTAGTGTAAAAATATGTATGTTTAAGATCATTACCTTTTCAAAACCAGTTAAAGCACTTTACAATTTCTGTTGAGAACAATTTGTCAAAAAAACACCCCACCTACAGTTATGCTAGAAGTTAATTGCTACAAAACCTTGTTGTTGGGTGCACCTTGCCAagggatttttatttatttattttttttaaccaaatacTAGTGTAGATGTATATCTACGATTCAGCACAGCTCAGCCCTCCCCTAAGGCACTGAAAGGTTCAATGTCCACCTGGTTTATAAATTCAGACAGTTCCTAGACTGACCAGGATAATTCCAGCCTTAGCTGAAGCAAACTGGAAAAGGATCCATTCATATATGTTTGGAGCCCAAATCCCCAGTCGATCACCTCTCTTCAAGCCAAGCGCAAGCAAGCCTGCAGCAGCCATGTCCACCTTGTACAAAAAAGTGCAGAGAGTGACTTAACACATGCAGGATTGCAAAAACCTAAGCAAAATACATCAAATCTGAAACGCACATCTTTCTGAAACTCAGCAAAAGTTTTCCTGATGCCATCCTGTAGAAAGACCACAGCTTCACGGTCAGGATAGCGTTGGACCGTTGCTTCCAGGCTCTGGCCTACAGTCAGGGGAAGCAATGAATATGAAGAGGTGCCATGGACGTAGCTGGTGGTCAGGGATGGTTTATAAGGAGGACTGTCTACATGGAGAGACCTGGCAAATATAAAGTTCACAGACCTGTGACctgtcatttcagttttttgatTTACTGCAGTTCCAAagatttctaagaaagaaaactTGGGAAATGAGAGTTAACAAACTGATTTTTTGATTCACATGTCAATAAAAATCTAGTTTTAAATATCTGAGCTGATGGACACAAATGATCATTTTTTCACTATTTCCCACGCCTTCTGGTAGGGTAGGACTTAAACAGCTTGATTTTTACAGCCAAAGGATATCAGTAACATGATTTCCTATTTGAAGACGTTTAAGAGTAACTTACCGAGACAAAGCTGCTGCTCCTGGTTTCCACATCCTGCAGCTTTTGAGGCCATCCAAACATCGGAAACTGTAAGCACAGACCCTGAGCAGCAAGGAAGAAATCCTTGCAGACATTGCGCTTCAGTATCACGGTAATGTGGACAGGAATGCAATAAGAATCTGTCTGGGTAGTAGTGTGTGCTCTACAAAACTGCTGGTTCACTCTGGTTGGGTTTAATTGCAGCATGTGTAATAATTAACTTATATTCACCCTCACTAGATAGCTACTCACTTGAAAGATTATAGTTTGTTCATTACATCAAAGTATTGTACTTATTTTAACCCTTTAAATTAAAACTTAAGAACTGAAAGAAACAAACAGGTGCTGTTTGTAAAGACAGAAAATCTTAGGATGTccataatattatttttaatataatgttCCTTAAAGCTTTTGAATTGTGGCAAAGGAAAGTACTTAAAAATGATACTAACTTATGTTCTGGTCCGTATATAATCTATTACTAAGTAGAAAATGTTTACTCTGTGCTCATAAGAtgctaataaaacacaaataatagcCTCCAAAGTCTTTGgagttttatttgttatttatgcatgcatatatgtttatttgtgagttGACTTGGAATATTAGGTTACCTAGACCTTGACCAGTAGATGGCAACGTTTCAGCAGACTGACAAGCTGTGCTGAAGACTGTCGGCTGGTTGGCCTGTTGCCCATATCTAACAACTTCAAGATAAGAAGTGACATAGTTCTGCAATGTTTGTATTCCTCCTTGAAATTAACATGCCACAATGCAtgaagtccatcacaggaccaATGAGCCTAACAATCACATTCTACTGAGAGAGAAAGCCACAGTACCAAAACATACATGGGTGAGATCAAGCAAACTGTACACTGGAGACTCCGCCGCTGGAATTTGAACCAAGGAACCTGCAAAACAATAGTGCTGAAAACTACTACAATAAAGTACTCAAATTGTTAATAATCTACTGTACATCATATGTAATTTATCAATGTAATAATGCAACAATATTgacttttttatataaaaatattatgtaAATAATTTGTTCAATTTGTAAAcatcagacatttttttattatttgctgattttattatttccaGCTCAAAATACTTGAACTGGTCAAACCAAAACCTTAAAAGTGTACACTGACAAGAGATTACTTTATCATATTTGTGGAAACTCAAAAGAAGGGAATCTTTTGGCTTTAGGTCGACATTACACCATTAGAAGTATAAAACCTAGGGGCAGAATGAAAGGCTCACCCATTCATCGAAGAGTCACCTCTGACTGGATCTTTTCTGCAGATCTGCTTCAGGAGTCATGGTGAATGAATTTGACATAATCATAGAatactttattttttgctgcattttttGTGCCACTGAAAATGGGTTCAACATTTCAAAAGCTGGATAGTTCTTTCAATAATTCGTTTTTGGCATATTGCTGGTTCTGAGACcaaatattttgttatttatcatttaaagcACAAATGTTCTTGCTTCCTCAGTGCAACTCCCCAAAGGCTCAGTATGTAG is a genomic window of Girardinichthys multiradiatus isolate DD_20200921_A chromosome X, DD_fGirMul_XY1, whole genome shotgun sequence containing:
- the LOC124863248 gene encoding medium-chain acyl-CoA ligase ACSF2, mitochondrial-like isoform X1, producing the protein MSARISSLLLRVCAYSFRCLDGLKSCRMWKPGAAALSRSVNFIFARSLHVDSPPYKPSLTTSYVHGTSSYSLLPLTVGQSLEATVQRYPDREAVVFLQDGIRKTFAEFQKDVDMAAAGLLALGLKRGDRLGIWAPNIYEWILFQFASAKAGIILVSLNPAYQVEEVEITLQKVQCKAVLCPTSFRRQNYCEMLQEICPGIDSMLPGMIKSSRVPELRIIILTDSRQPGMLHVDNVMQAGESLHYKQLMDLQSQLSFDDAINIQFTSGTTGKPKGATLSHHNIVNNAYFVGLRMGYDCRPQVRVCVPVPMYHCFGSVMGGMCMAVHGITLVFPSSAYNSCANLEAIQNENCNFVYGTPTMYTDLLSRDLQKYNLSSVEAGLMGGSPCPPEILRKLISEMNMKEITIIYGSTENSPLTFLGFPQDNNELKINTVGCIMCHTEAKVVDPSTGQIVSLGASGELMIRGYCVMLGYWDDLQKTREVIAEDRWYRTGDTASLNSLGYCRIEGRIKELIIRGGENIYPAEIEQFLHKHQKVLEVQVVGVKDERLGEQVCACIRLRAGQTSTAEEIRDFCKGKISHFKIPYYVIFVDSYPLTVSGKIKKNILKEEMEKKLGL
- the LOC124863248 gene encoding medium-chain acyl-CoA ligase ACSF2, mitochondrial-like isoform X2, producing MSARISSLLLRVCAYSFRCLDGLKSCRMWKPGAAALSRSLHVDSPPYKPSLTTSYVHGTSSYSLLPLTVGQSLEATVQRYPDREAVVFLQDGIRKTFAEFQKDVDMAAAGLLALGLKRGDRLGIWAPNIYEWILFQFASAKAGIILVSLNPAYQVEEVEITLQKVQCKAVLCPTSFRRQNYCEMLQEICPGIDSMLPGMIKSSRVPELRIIILTDSRQPGMLHVDNVMQAGESLHYKQLMDLQSQLSFDDAINIQFTSGTTGKPKGATLSHHNIVNNAYFVGLRMGYDCRPQVRVCVPVPMYHCFGSVMGGMCMAVHGITLVFPSSAYNSCANLEAIQNENCNFVYGTPTMYTDLLSRDLQKYNLSSVEAGLMGGSPCPPEILRKLISEMNMKEITIIYGSTENSPLTFLGFPQDNNELKINTVGCIMCHTEAKVVDPSTGQIVSLGASGELMIRGYCVMLGYWDDLQKTREVIAEDRWYRTGDTASLNSLGYCRIEGRIKELIIRGGENIYPAEIEQFLHKHQKVLEVQVVGVKDERLGEQVCACIRLRAGQTSTAEEIRDFCKGKISHFKIPYYVIFVDSYPLTVSGKIKKNILKEEMEKKLGL